In the Candidatus Roizmanbacteria bacterium genome, GAACATACTGCCTACCGATTTATTGCCTACCTTGAAGAGTTTTTTTCTGCGCCCCATATAGCTTTCATTGTATACTGCTAGTCACAAAAAGTGCAATCAATGTTCAGTCCTCTTCTCTTATTGCTCGCTCTCGGTCATATGCATAAAGACTGGGAATATAGACGTCCGCAATTCCACTTAGGTACGCCATATCAAATCGCGGAGACACCTCTCCAGATCTATCTATGTAAAACTCTCTCATCGCATTGGTTAGATTATGAAGTTGATCATCGGTTCCGATAAGAAGATTACGAAGCCGATCGGACAATATCTCAAGCTCTTCCGGAGGTAACAAAAACCAATCTTCTGGAATGACCATATCATGAAGGGGCCAGTATTTTCGCAGGTCTTGATCGATGACTTTTGGACCTTTAGACCTATGAGACCTGAACTGAGCTGCAAGACAGTCATAAGCCGCAGTGAGTCCAATTGTATACCAAGTCTTCAGATTTCCACTTATTAGCGATTCGTAACTATTATTAAGCGAAAGCTCAAGCGCCTCGCTATGAGTTATTAAACTGTATACATCCTGTAAGTGACCTTTTAACTTGTCGTAGCGCTCTCGATACATGTATCGTATAGCGCCTCGGGAAGATGTTGCGACATTTGGAGATACAGGAAAAAGTTGATTACTCGGTCTCCTCTCAGATCTTTCGGTAGACATGTCCGAATTATATCATATACTATAAGTCATTTCAAAGAAGATTGGGTAGAGATTACTCGATCTCAATGCGAGGTTTACGAGCTGGAGCAAAGTTGGGATCGGCGTTTTCCTGTGGTCGTTCTACGGGTCTGCTGTGATGAGAAGATCCGCCTCTTGAGCTCGATCCTCCACCGTAGCCGCCACGAGATCCGCCTCTAGAACCACCTCGATCAAATCGTCTAGGTGGTCTTCCTCCACCCTGTCCACCTTCTGAGGAATCCATGGTTGATGTACCGGTTCCGGTTCCTCCCGAGACTAACTCAAGATTCACTCTTCCTTGCTGATCGATCTGATAGACTCTTACTTTCACCATATCTCCGATATTAAGTACCTCTGAAGGATCTTTTACGAAACCCTTACCCATCTTTGAAACATGAACCATTCCTTCTTTTCCTGGAAGCATTTCGACGAATGCACCAAATGGAAGCATTCTCTTTACCTCTCCCTCGAACTGTTCTCCTTCTTGAATATCACGAACCATGTTCTCGATATATGCAGTTGCATCGTCAACCTTTGTTTTATCTACTCCTGAAACAGAGACAACACCGGCATTATCAACATTAATATCAACACCAAACTTTGCTATAAGATTTCTGATATTCTTTCCACCAGGTCCTATAATCTCTCCGATCTTCTCCTGAGGTGGTGTAAAGACCTTTACCTTTGGTGCAAACTCTGAGAGCTCACCGCGTGGCTTATCAATCACCGCATTCATCTTGTCTAAGATAAATAGTCGTGCAGTTAAGGCCTTCTCAAGAATCTCCTCGATCATTTTATCGGTGAGACCGTTATTTTTGACGTCAAGTTGCATAGCAGTGACTCCATCTTTAGACCCAGTGACCTTAAAGTCCATGTCTCCACCAAAGTCCTCGATTCCCATGATGTCGGTGAGGACAACATACTCATCATCGGATTTGTAGACCAATCCCATCGCAATTCCAGATACAGGAGCCTTGATTGGCACACCTGCATCCATAAGAGCTAGGGTTGATCCGCAGGTTGAGGCCATTGAGGTCGATCCATTTGAGGCAAGAACCTCGGATACTACACGGATTGCATATGGAAAGAGTTTCTTATCTGGCAATACTGGTTGAATTGCTTTTTCTGCAAGCGCTCCATGACCAATCTCTCGTCGAGATGGGAATCCCATTCTTCCGGTCTGACCTAAAGAATAAGGAGGCATAAAGTAATGATGCATATAATGTCGGGATGATTCACCCTCTGGACTCTCTATTAGCTGCTCTAGACTTGGTGATCCCAAGGTCACAATTGAAAGAACCTGCGTATCTCCTCTTTGGAAGACTGCAGATCCATGCGTGCGTGGTAGAGTTGAGACCTCGACCGAAATCTTTCGAATCTCATCGGGTTTTCGTCCATCAATTCGAACTTTTTTGGTTAAGATTTTTTCTCTCATTAACTCCTTTAGGAGATAATCAACGACCTTTGCAACAGCCTTTGGATCAAAGTCTGGGTATTTGGCAATGATTTCATTCTGAAGTCCGCCTACCAACTCACCGTTATCAAACTCTTTCTGAGCTTTTTGGTTATTTACCTCTTCTAGTTGCTTTGCAAACTCTGTTTTTACAGTTTTTTTAATCTCTTCATCAAGGCCAGTAATTGCAAGACTCAGTTTCTCAATTCCAATCTTCGATCGAATTCCTTCAATAAACTCAATAATTTTTTTATTCTCAACCTTAGCTAGCTTAATTCCCTCCATTACCACTGACTCTGGAAGCTGCTCTGCCTGATTTTCGACCATGATGACCTTTTCCTTCGTTGATGATACTAAAAGATCCATTGCCGACAGTGGCTGTTCTCCGATGGTCGGGTTCATGACATATGAACTTTGTCCGTTGTTTTTGACATATCCTACTCTTATTGTTGAAAGTGGCCCATTCCATGGAAGACATGAGATGTGAATCGCCGCAGAGGTTGCTATTGCCGCTAAGATTTCTGGTGAGTTTTCACCATCAATAGAAAGCAAAGTATTTACGATCTGAATGTTCTTTCTTAAGTCTTTTGGAAAGAGTGGTCGAGCACCTCGATCGATCAAGCGACCAATGAGGGCAGCGTCGTCTGATGCCTTTCCTTCTCTTTTTACCCATCGTGATCCCTTAATTCGTCCACCTGCATATAGCTTCTCTACATACTCAACCTGAAGTGGAAGATAATCAATGTGATCGGCTACCTCTCCAATGTTCAAGGTTGTTAAGATTACGGTCTCACCAAGAGATGCGTAGATCGAAACATGTGATGCTTGTGCTAATTTTCCAAACTGGAGGGTTAGTTTCTGCCCTGCAATCTCTATTGATTCTTCAAAAAATTTCATAAATTTTATTTATTAGGAGATATGTGAGTGATTGTTATAGTATATCAGAATTTATCTGAGGGAATGAAGATGTTATTTACTTCTTCAGATTCAAACTACCGATTAACACTTTATATCTGTCTTCGCTAAGTTTTTGTAGGTAGTTCAGGATTCTTCTTCTTTTTGCAACGACCTTTAACAATCCCCTTCGTGAGTGATTATCCTTTTTGTTCTGATTAAGATGCTCTGAAAGTCGACCGATTTTATAGGAAAGTAACGCGATCTGAACCTCAGGTGATCCTGTATCACCGTTTTTCTGCGCAAACTTCTCAATAATCTTTTGTTTTTCTACAGCCTCGTCAGATACGTTTATCGCAACAGTCTTTACCTCTTTTGTTGGTTTCGTTGCTTTTTCGACTTTTTTGACCGGTTCTTTCTTTGCTTTGACCGCCGAAGCTTTAGCGGAGGCGGTGACTTTTTTCACAGTTGCTTTTTTAGCTACTACTTTCTTTGCTTTCATATTAATTAGACTCTATTATACGGGGAAGTTGTTATTATTTCAACATGATAACCCTTACCACCGTAGTTCTTATCCTTACAATTGCCTATATATTTCTTTTAAACCCGTTAAACTGGTACATAGTAAGTGGTCTGATTACCCTTCTTTCTCTATCCTTGTTCCTTGTATCGCTTTCCATCACCAAAAACAAGAAGTGGTCGTTTTGCGCAGCTCTCTACATATGTATATTATTAGCGCTTAGTTATTTACTAGGATTTAACCTCCTCAACACAATCCTACTCACGTGTTTTATAATTGGGATAGTCGTTCTACTTAAATAAGAATATGAAAAAATTCTACGTAACAAACTCAATTCCATATGTGAATGCCTCTCCACACATCGGTCATGCGCTTGAATTTCTTCAGTCAGATGTAATCAAACGATTTCACAAAGAGATTCTAAAGGAAGAGACATTACTCCTTTGTGGAAGCGACGAGAATGCTTTAAAAAATGTTCAGGCGGCAGAAAAAGCAGGGGTCCCAGTTCAGGATTTTGTGGACAAAAATGCGATACTTTTCCAAAATTTAGCTGAAAAACTCAATGTCGAGTTTGACGTATTCCAAAAAGGAAGTGACACTAATCGCCACTTTACCTCAAGTCAGAAACTATGGAATCTTTGCAACAAAAACGGAGACATCTTTAAAAAAGAATATAGAGGGCTATACTGCGTTGGTTGTGAAACATTCTATACAAACAACGAACTGAGTGAGAATGGCGAGTGTTTCGAGCACCCTGGAAAAAAACTAGATGAAGTTTCTGAATCAAATTATTTTTTCAAACTTACGAAGTATCGCGAGCAACTCACAGAACTTATCTCGTCGGACAAACTATTAATTGTTCCGGAGTCTCGAAAGAATGAGGTTCTTTCATTTCTTAATCAACCGCTTCATGACCTAAGTATCTCTCGCTCAAATGATAGGGCAAAGAACTGGGGAGTCCCCGTGCCCGATGACGATACTCAAAGAATCTATGTCTGGTTTGACGCTCTTAACATCTACCAATCGGGGGTTGGATTTGGATGGGATGAAGAACTATACAGAAAGTGGTGGCCGGCAAATGCTCATGTTATTGGCAAAGGAATTACACGTTTTCACGCGATCTACTGGCCCGCATTCTTACTTTCAGCTGGCCTTGAGTTACCAAAGAAACTTCTTGTGCATGGATATGTAACGGTTGAAGGAGAAAAAATGTCAAAGACAATTGGAAATGTGGTGGATCCATTCAGTTTGATTGAAAAGTATGGAACCGACCCGATCCGCTATTACCTTCTGCGTGAAATACCAACCTCAGGAGATGGGGACTTCTCAGAAAAAAGATTTATGGAACTGTACAACGCAGATCTTGCAAACGGACTAGGCAACTTGGTCGCACGACTTAAGAAGCTTGCTGAGGGACTCGATCTTGGGACAAAAGCTCCAGAACATATGTCAACTGAAGTCTCCGATTTCATCGAATCATTCGATTTTGCCCGAGCACTACAATCTGTCTGGACTCAGATCGCCAAGATAGACGCCGAGATCAACAAAGCCGAACCGTGGAAAATGACCGACAACGAACAAAAGAATGAATTTCTGAAAACCGCAATCAATCATCTTTTGCAGATCGGTGTAGATCTGATACCCTTTTTACCCAAAACCTCACATATAATTTTAATTACTTTACAAGGCACCGTATCTAAACCCGAAGCGCTCTTTCCACGACTATGAAACACAAACAACCACAGCACAACAAAGTTTTTAAGCCCAAAGACTTCTTAAAGAAATTTGGTTGGCGTAAGACATCGGCCCTTATTGCCGTAACAGTTCTAGCAATACTAATCTATTTTTTTATTTTTAGGGATCTTCCCAATCCGGCTAATTTAGCCAACTACAAAGTTGTTCCGCTTGCTACTCATATTCTCGACAGAAACGGTAAGCGACTTTATGAGATTTATAATGACCAAAAACGAACACCTGTAAAGCTGTCAACTCTTCCTAAATATGTGTATCAGGCCTCGATAGCAATTGAGGACAAAGACTTTTACCGCCATGGTGGTATTTCGATTTTCGGTGGAATTATACGAGCTATGAAGGACATCGTCGTAACTCGCTCACTTCAGGGAGGTTCAACAATCACGCAACAGTTAGTGAAGAGTGCCCTACTCACTCCAGAAAGAACCATTCAGCGAAAAATCAGAGAAATAGTTCTTGCGACATGGACCGAGAAGCTGTTCACAAAAGATCAGATTTTAGAGTTTTATCTAAATCAGGTTCCATACGGAGGTTCGGCCTATGGTATCGAGGAGGCTGCGAAGACAATTTATGGTAAATCTGCGAGTAAATTAAGTATAGATGAGGCAGCCCTTCTTGCTGGACTTCCACAAGCACCATCACTTTACTCACCTAACGCAAATCCTGATCTAGCAAAAAATAGACGAGATAGCGTTCTTCTCAAGATGAAGGAGCAGGGATACATTACTGACCAGCAGTACCAATCTGGACTAAAGAAACCCGTGCGAGTAAAGACTATCGAAACTTCAATCAAAGCACCTCACTTTGTTTTTTATGTTAAAAGCCAACTTGAGAAGGAGTATGGAATTAAGACGGTAGAAGAAGGTGGACTTACTGTGCAGACTACACTCGATCTGAATATTCAGGAGGAATCCGAGAAGATCCTCAAAGACGAGATAGAGCAACTTACGTCCTTAAATGTTGGTAACGGAGCGGTTCTGGTAACGCGTCCTCCAACGGGTGAGATTCTTTCGATGATTGGCTCGGTCGACTACTTCGCCACTGGATCGGGAGCATTTAATGTTACTACCGCGCTTCGACAACCCGGATCATCGATTAAACCAATTAATTACGCTATCGGTATCGATAGAAAGTTGGTAACCGCCGCATCAATGTTTTTGGATGTACGAACCTGTTTTCCTGCACCTGAGAAACCCTACTGTCCTGTCAACTATGACGGCACATTCCATGGCGCAGTTCCACTACGACTCGCGCTCGGCAACTCATTCAACATCCCTGCTGTTAAGATGTTAGCTCTAAATGGAGTAGATAATTTTATAGCGTCTGCTTCTGCCTTCACGATCAAGTCCTTCAAAAATCCTGAACGATACGGACTCTCCCTTACCCTTGGAGGTGGTGAGGTGAGAATGACCGAGATGGCGCAAGCATTTTCTGCCTTTGCTAATCTCGGGAAACCAAGAACCCTAAACAGTGTCCTTAAGGTAACTGATAAATACGGGAAGGTTCTGTACGAGTTTAAGGATCCAAACTTCAAGGCCGACGTTCGCAAGCCATTACGCGACCCTCAAATGTTGAGTATTCCTGGAAAAAGAGTGATTTCACCAGAAACGTCCTTTATTATCTCTCATATCCTTTTGGATAACTTTGCTAGAAGTCAAGCCTTCGGTACCAACTCAGAACTAGTTATTCCCAAACAAACAGTGTCAGTCAAAACCGGTACTACCGATGATAAGAAGGACAATTGGACCATCGGGTATACTCCAAACTTTCTAACTGTAGTCTGGGTGGGAAACAACGATAACAAACCAATGAATCCGTACCTCACATCTGGAATAACCGGAGCAGCTCCTATCTGGAATGAGGTTATGAGTTATGTTCTGAAAGATCAGCAAAATCTTCCTCCGAGAAAACCGGCGAATGTTGTTGGACGACAGGTATGCTGGTCAAGCGGTGCCGCTACTTCGCAACCTGATGGAAGTAACGCTTCTTGTCAGACACGATTTGAGTATCTTATTAAAGGAACTGAGCCAGTCGCGCTTACCACCAAGCGTGAAATGGTCTGGGTTACTAAAGACAGCGATAAGCTGGCACGAGAAGGTGATACAAACACAGAACTCAAAGAAAAAACGATAATATCAGATGCATACTCTCGATACTGTCAAGACTGCGCTGGCGATCAGCCTCAACCGTCCCCGACCCCAGCACCATAGATTCGGAATATAGAATATTGAATGTAGAAAGGATTAGGCGAACGAGGAAATATTAACTAAAGATCGAAGAATGTTCGAGCTCTAGTAGCGTCGTCAAAATTCTCTATTAACCAACTGAGATGTCCTTGGGTTAATTGAACGTTTGAAGTTCGATAGATCATTAAGGAAATGTTTGGAACCTCTAGAGCCTTTTTGAGTTCATCAATACTACTCAAGAAATCAAAAATATGGGCTGGCATAATAAAATCTCGACCTGGATTATCGGTTGCTAGTTTAATAAAACTAGCAACAAAATCCTCAACATTACCAGACTCAACTTTTCTTCCAATTGATATTAAAGCGTTAGGAAATTTCTCGCTCATTTCTACGAACTGTTGAGGAGTAATCCCGAATCGATTATTGTCAAAAAGATCTGCATTAAGAATGCAGGACCTTGCTGGATCTTCAATGGACTCAAGAATTTTTCCAATTGCCTCCGATTCTTTGAAGTCGTATTTTAGAGATTTCGGAAGTGAGGATGAAACGACAATTTCGTATGCCGACGTAGGATCGATATCGGATTTACCACCTCTATTGTGAGAGACGTATAGACCTCTTTTTTCATCAAATCTGCAATCTAGCTCAGCAACGTGACGATTTTGGTCTTTAGCGAAAGCATTCACTCTCCTTCTATTATTTGCATTATGTGCCCAGCCTACTTCGGATGGTTTAGTAAGTCTTAGGTGGCTGAGAAATTCTGCAGTTGCAGGTCTCAGTGCCTCTTGACCAGATATTGGTCCTTTTAAAAATTCTCTTAACTCATTACGATTGGCCTCGCGATTCACTCCTTCACTTTCGGGAAGAGCAATGCCAAATACGGCTGTACCAAGCAACGCCAATCCAGCATTTTTTAAGAAAGATCTCCTTGAAATCTCTACCACATGCAGCGATTATAGCAGTATTTTTGTGGCTCGGGGCAGAGTTGAACTGCCGACCTAACGCTTATGAAACGTGTGCTCTACCGCTGAGCTACCGAGCCTGCTACTACACCATTATACTAAATACTTCATTCTCCATACTCTATACTTAGACTATGGATCTATCCATTATTATTGTCTCCTACAACACCTCACAGATCACGAGAGAGTGCATTGAGTCAGTAATTGTTTCTCTGAAAGACAGTAAAATTAAATATGAGATAGTTGCCGTGGACAATAGCTCGTCTGATGACAGCGTTGAGCAACTGAAACTTCTGAGATCAGAATATAAGCAGATTGTACTTATCGAAAATGACAAGAATCTTGGTTTCGGCCCCGCAAACAACCTTGCCGTAAAGAGTGCCAAAGGGAATTATATTCTTTTATTAAATTCAGATACCGTTGTCCTGAATAGCGCTATTGAAAAGCTCCTAACCTTCGCAAAGTCCACGAAAGATGCGGACTTTGTCGGAGGTAAACTACTCAACAAAGACCAATCTTCCCAACCCTCATCCGGCCCTTATTACTCACTTTTTGTAATCTTTGCTGCATTGTTTCTCAGGGGCGATTACTGGGGTCTCTCTAGACAGTCCCCCGATAAAACGAAACAAGTTGATTGGGTTTCAGGAGCTTGTATTCTCACCAAAAAGGAGTACTACAAGAAGCTCGAGGGATTTGATGAGGGTATTTTTATGTATATGGAAGAAATTGACCTTCTGCATCGAGCAAAGGAACTCGGATATCATACCTACTTCTACCCAGATGCAAAATTCATTCACTATGGTTCTCTATCCTCAGGTAACAGGACCTATCCCATCCTACAGGTCTACCGCGGATTTATATATCTATACGGCAAGCATCATGGTAAAGTTGCACGTGCCTGTCTCTCGGTTATGCTACAATTAAAGGCAGATATAGCCATAATACTAGGGAAACTTTCACACAATCCATATCTCATAAAAACATATGAAGAAGCAAAAACTCTCACCAAGCAGCAATAATCCTTCAGCTTCGCTCAGGACCAAAGCTGGTTTTTGGGGTTGGATAGACCAAAACATTCTCCACTGGGCCTTTCTTGGTTTTATAGTAGCTATTGCCGCTATACCAAAGTTTCCGATTCAGCACGTTGAGTACACCTATATTAAGATCCGAATCGATGACCTACTGCCAGCTATCATGGTCTCGTTGTTTACTATACAGTGGCTTCGGAGAAAGATAGTTCTCAATCGAACATTGCTTATTCCAGTAGTCCTGTTTTGGACCGCTGTCTTCAGCTCATTTTTATATGCTTACTACGTTTCTTACACAGTTCCCGTATTTAACATTGGACTACTACATAGCTTAAGAAGAGTTGAGTATATGATTGTATTCTTCATTGCAACATCGCTAATAACCACAGAAAAACGTTTCTTCCAATATCTCAAGACCTATGTGGCTACATTTTTGGCCGTGTCAGTATATGGCCTTATTCAAAAATTTGGCTTTCTACCATCGATTCAATCAATGAATCCAGCCTATGTGGATGGGAGACTTCTCTGGCTTAATCCCGACGATCGGATCAACTCAACATTCGGTGGTCATTTTGATCTTGCAGCGTACATTACTTTTAGCATCCCTCTCGTTCTCGGACTGTATTATACAAAGCTAAAAAAATGGTATTTAGTAGCTTTTTTTGCTTCATTAACAGCGCTTCTTTACACTTCGGCAAGATCATCGTTTGTTGCCTATGTGACTTCGCTTACCTTTATGCTACTTACGATGCGTAAATTCAAATTTTATTTATTGGCAATGGTTGTAACTGCTGGACTAATGCTCGTGACAGGAGACATGACAAAGCGTCTCCTACAAACATTCCAAGTAAAGACCGTCTACACTAATCAACTTACAGGGCAGCAACAAATCGGACAGCAAATTTCAGTAAAGAACCTGCCGGCTGGAAGCTACGAAATTGATCTTCCATTTTTAAAGAAACCAATCTCAAAAAATGTCGATGAAGTAGCTAAACGAAACGTAGCTCGTAGCCTCGCTTATGAGCAAGCGAAACGAACAGGTAAGATTTTGACAGCTGCAGAAATTGAAGATGAAGCTTCGCGTACCATGGGATTTATTAAGCCAGAACAAACGCTTTTGTGCGATATTTCATGTGCAACTCGTCTTCAAGTAGAGTGGCCACGTGCAATTTTAGCCTTCAAAAGCAATCCTTTTATTGGACGAGGTCCCTCCTCTATAACCGAGGCCACCGACAACGACTACCTCCGTTGGCTTGGAGAGTTAGGTCTCGTCGGTACATCGCTCTTTATCTTTATTATTTTCAGAATAATATTTATCAATTTAAGGTTTGGAAGAAAGAGTACCGAATTTAAAATACTCACCTTCGGATTTGTGTGTGGTGTGCTCGCATTACTTATCAACGCTTTGTATGTAGATGTTTTTGAAGCATCGAAAATGGCCTATAATTTCTGGTTGGTATCAGGACTATTTGTTGGAATAACAACACTTTATGATAAAAACAAAGCCTAACCAGAAAAAGGGATTTACTATATTTTTATTTATTGTAATTGCGATCTTAACAGTTGGCTTACGACTTTATAAACTCGATACTCCTCTTGCAGACTTCCACTCTTGGAGACAGGCCGATACGGCATCTGTTGCTCGAAACTTCGTTGATGATGGAATCGATCTACTAAAGCCTCGGTATGACGATCTTTCAAATATTCAGTCTGGAATTGTTAATCCTCACGGATACCGAATGGTTGAGTTTCCTGTTTACAATGCTGGAATAGCCTTACTTAACACTACCAATGTTTGTAATATTGAGGTCTGCGGAAGGTTACTGTCGATTCTTGCAGCAGTAACAACTACAATGATTCTATTCTATCTTCTTCTTAAAGAACATGGCCTACTCTCTGCCGTCATGGGAAGTCTAACTTTCGCGGTTTCTCCCTTCTTTGTTTACTTTACTCGTGTTGTTTTACCTGATCCGACCGCTGTTGCTTTTGCGATGAGTTCAATATTCTTCCTTTATTTGTTCACTGAAAATCAAAAAAATAGGAGGCTTTCTTTACTGTGGTATTTTATTTCACTCATATGCTTTGCGTTAGCAGTATTGGTAAAGCCAACTACCATTTTTTACGCTGTTCCATTAGGGTACCTGTTTATTCGCACTTACACCTGGGATGTTCTTAAAAAACCATTAATCTATATATTCTGGATACTAGCGTTCGTACCATTACTTCTTTGGAGACAGTATATTCTACAGTTCCCAGAAGGAATACCAGCAAGCGAATGGCTCTTTACCTCTGTAAACACAGCCGGTGGACTCCAAAATATTTTCTTTAAACCATCATTCTTTCGATGGATCTTTTTTGAACGGATCAATAACCTACTTCTTGGAGGCTTTTTAACTCCTTTTTTTATTCTTGGCGCACTATCTAGGCAGAAACGATATTTGTCCCATTCTATTCTTCTTGGTTCCTTAGCCTTCCTATTCATTTTTCAAGGAGGAAATGTTCAGCATGAGTACTACCAGACTATGATATTTCCAGCTCTCGCAATGTTTGTTGGTATTGGCATATCATATCTGCATACTCATTCACGTCAGTTCATATCTTCAACCATACTTATTCCGGTTATTATGGCACTTTACATTTTTTCCGTATTCATTTCCTACTATACCGTTCGTAACTACTATAACTATTCCGGTGAGCTTGTACAAATCTCAAAAATAGTTCGAACTCTAACCTCAAGAAATGATCTCATTGTGACGGATACTCTTGGAGATACTACTCTTCTCTATTTATCAGAACGAAGGGGAGCACCTGCTGTATATAAAGATCTTACAGTGCTTAAGCATGATGGTTATAAATATTTTGTAACTCAGAAGATTGATGTTGCCGATGAAATTATATCGCATAAAACGCATACTCCAATTTTTAGAAGCGATAAGTTTGTAGTATTCGAACTGTAACCTGTATGAAAATTTTGATGGTTACGCCATATGTGCCATATCCTCCGTCATCAGGTGGTCAGATAAGAACTTTCAATCTACTAAAGTATTTGAGTAAAAGAAACTACATAGTTCTTGTTGCTCTCTATAAAAAAGACTCTGAGAAAGAGTACCTGTCAGCACTTAAACAGTACTGCGATGAGGTATATCTCTGCAAGCGACCAGAAAAACCTTGGCAACTTAAAACAATCTTAAAAGCCCTCTTTACGCTTAAGCCATTTCTTATTGCTCGCAATTTTTCACACGAGGCACAGCATACTATTGAACAACTGCTTAAAGATGAAAAGTTTGACGTAATTCATAGCGAAACCTTTTATGTGATGCCTCACTTACCTGCGACAAAGACTCCTGTTTTCCTAGTAGAACAGACTATTGAGTTTGAGGTATATCAACACTTCGTCGACTCGCTCCCATTTATACTCCGCCCCATACTTTACATTGATATTCTGAAGTTAAGGTACTGGGAGAAGTTCTACTGGAAACGGGCGACACTTATGGCTACCGTTTCAAACACCGATAGAGATACCGTCATGAAGGTCGCGCCAGAACTTGACCCCGTCGTTATTCCAAACGGAGCCGGTGAAGACATGGTCATCGAAAGACTTGGTAAGAAACCCCTCAATCAGCTCAAACTCCTTTTCCAAGGAAACTTTTCCTGGCTTCAGAATGTTGAGGCAGCAGAATTTCTCATTAACTCTGTCTACCCTACCCTGAGGAAAAACTTTCCACATATGCAGCTAATAATCGCAGGGCAACACGCTAAGAAAATAAAACGAAGCCATCCTGAGATCTCCATTGTTGAGATTCCTATTCACGACACTCAAACCGTTATAAAACTCTACAAGGAAGCATATCTCTTTATAGCTCCAATATTTGGACCTGGTGGCACTCGACTGAAACTTCTTGCGGCTATGGCATGCGGTCTCCCCATAATCTCAACAAAGACAGGGGTTTCTGGTCTAGACGTTACCGATGGTGAAAACGTGTTATTGGCAAATACTCCTGATGAGTTCGCTTCGCAGATTCGAAAAATAATCGAGGATAAAGATCTCTATAACTCGCTGAGAGAAAGCGCACACAC is a window encoding:
- a CDS encoding DUF2181 domain-containing protein, with protein sequence MVEISRRSFLKNAGLALLGTAVFGIALPESEGVNREANRNELREFLKGPISGQEALRPATAEFLSHLRLTKPSEVGWAHNANNRRRVNAFAKDQNRHVAELDCRFDEKRGLYVSHNRGGKSDIDPTSAYEIVVSSSLPKSLKYDFKESEAIGKILESIEDPARSCILNADLFDNNRFGITPQQFVEMSEKFPNALISIGRKVESGNVEDFVASFIKLATDNPGRDFIMPAHIFDFLSSIDELKKALEVPNISLMIYRTSNVQLTQGHLSWLIENFDDATRARTFFDL
- a CDS encoding glycosyltransferase family 2 protein, which produces MDLSIIIVSYNTSQITRECIESVIVSLKDSKIKYEIVAVDNSSSDDSVEQLKLLRSEYKQIVLIENDKNLGFGPANNLAVKSAKGNYILLLNSDTVVLNSAIEKLLTFAKSTKDADFVGGKLLNKDQSSQPSSGPYYSLFVIFAALFLRGDYWGLSRQSPDKTKQVDWVSGACILTKKEYYKKLEGFDEGIFMYMEEIDLLHRAKELGYHTYFYPDAKFIHYGSLSSGNRTYPILQVYRGFIYLYGKHHGKVARACLSVMLQLKADIAIILGKLSHNPYLIKTYEEAKTLTKQQ
- a CDS encoding O-antigen ligase family protein → MKKQKLSPSSNNPSASLRTKAGFWGWIDQNILHWAFLGFIVAIAAIPKFPIQHVEYTYIKIRIDDLLPAIMVSLFTIQWLRRKIVLNRTLLIPVVLFWTAVFSSFLYAYYVSYTVPVFNIGLLHSLRRVEYMIVFFIATSLITTEKRFFQYLKTYVATFLAVSVYGLIQKFGFLPSIQSMNPAYVDGRLLWLNPDDRINSTFGGHFDLAAYITFSIPLVLGLYYTKLKKWYLVAFFASLTALLYTSARSSFVAYVTSLTFMLLTMRKFKFYLLAMVVTAGLMLVTGDMTKRLLQTFQVKTVYTNQLTGQQQIGQQISVKNLPAGSYEIDLPFLKKPISKNVDEVAKRNVARSLAYEQAKRTGKILTAAEIEDEASRTMGFIKPEQTLLCDISCATRLQVEWPRAILAFKSNPFIGRGPSSITEATDNDYLRWLGELGLVGTSLFIFIIFRIIFINLRFGRKSTEFKILTFGFVCGVLALLINALYVDVFEASKMAYNFWLVSGLFVGITTLYDKNKA
- a CDS encoding glycosyltransferase family 39 protein → MIKTKPNQKKGFTIFLFIVIAILTVGLRLYKLDTPLADFHSWRQADTASVARNFVDDGIDLLKPRYDDLSNIQSGIVNPHGYRMVEFPVYNAGIALLNTTNVCNIEVCGRLLSILAAVTTTMILFYLLLKEHGLLSAVMGSLTFAVSPFFVYFTRVVLPDPTAVAFAMSSIFFLYLFTENQKNRRLSLLWYFISLICFALAVLVKPTTIFYAVPLGYLFIRTYTWDVLKKPLIYIFWILAFVPLLLWRQYILQFPEGIPASEWLFTSVNTAGGLQNIFFKPSFFRWIFFERINNLLLGGFLTPFFILGALSRQKRYLSHSILLGSLAFLFIFQGGNVQHEYYQTMIFPALAMFVGIGISYLHTHSRQFISSTILIPVIMALYIFSVFISYYTVRNYYNYSGELVQISKIVRTLTSRNDLIVTDTLGDTTLLYLSERRGAPAVYKDLTVLKHDGYKYFVTQKIDVADEIISHKTHTPIFRSDKFVVFEL
- a CDS encoding glycosyltransferase family 4 protein — translated: MKILMVTPYVPYPPSSGGQIRTFNLLKYLSKRNYIVLVALYKKDSEKEYLSALKQYCDEVYLCKRPEKPWQLKTILKALFTLKPFLIARNFSHEAQHTIEQLLKDEKFDVIHSETFYVMPHLPATKTPVFLVEQTIEFEVYQHFVDSLPFILRPILYIDILKLRYWEKFYWKRATLMATVSNTDRDTVMKVAPELDPVVIPNGAGEDMVIERLGKKPLNQLKLLFQGNFSWLQNVEAAEFLINSVYPTLRKNFPHMQLIIAGQHAKKIKRSHPEISIVEIPIHDTQTVIKLYKEAYLFIAPIFGPGGTRLKLLAAMACGLPIISTKTGVSGLDVTDGENVLLANTPDEFASQIRKIIEDKDLYNSLRESAHTLILKKYSWKVIAKELENTYLKIKP